One window of Ignavibacteriota bacterium genomic DNA carries:
- a CDS encoding CoA-binding protein encodes MSIEEIFDNYNTIAVYGMSKQPYKPSHTVPLFMKKQGYNVIPINPTTGQISNLTAYKNIADIPEEIDILNVFRPSEVALDVIKEAVERKNTRGDIKVIWLQQDIVSPEGKLLAEANGIEYIEDKCMYREYIILSK; translated from the coding sequence ATGAGCATCGAAGAAATTTTTGATAATTATAATACAATCGCAGTTTACGGGATGTCAAAACAGCCTTATAAACCTTCTCATACAGTTCCGTTATTTATGAAAAAACAAGGTTACAACGTTATACCTATTAATCCTACTACCGGGCAGATTTCAAATTTAACTGCATACAAGAATATCGCTGATATCCCCGAGGAAATTGATATTTTGAATGTTTTCAGACCATCTGAAGTAGCTCTGGATGTTATAAAGGAGGCAGTTGAACGGAAAAATACGCGTGGTGACATCAAAGTTATTTGGCTTCAGCAGGACATTGTCAGTCCGGAAGGCAAATTGCTTGCTGAAGCAAATGGTATAGAATACATTGAAGATAAATGTATGTACAGAGAATATATCATATTGAGCAAATAA